Proteins from a single region of Mustela erminea isolate mMusErm1 chromosome X, mMusErm1.Pri, whole genome shotgun sequence:
- the LOC116582288 gene encoding LOW QUALITY PROTEIN: putative P2Y purinoceptor 10 (The sequence of the model RefSeq protein was modified relative to this genomic sequence to represent the inferred CDS: substituted 1 base at 1 genomic stop codon) yields MGSNSTNSIRTKYTDLQVSFQYSLYATTYVLIFIPGLLANIAALWVMCHFIRKKNKAIIFMINLSVADLAHVLSLPLQIYYYISHHWPFQKALCLLCFYLKYLNMYASICFLTCIRLQRCFFPLKPFRARNWKCRYDVGISAAIWIIVGTACLPLLILRSPGLTKNTESCFADLGFRHISMASSIKMIPVAELGGFLLPVVIITYYTWKMKKSLQEFQSPPQNTKERXKALWMVLICAVVFIVCFTPYHFNFPFFMMVKQHVFSNCSFIRSALCFHIISLCLANLNCCLDPIVYYFLTSEFHDRFLEHSGLVLQSCVGCKNSALEIHHRKEDLQTISLEILDDSKTL; encoded by the coding sequence ATGGGAAGTAATAGCACAAACAGTATAAGAACAAAGTACACTGATCTTCAGGTGTCATTTCAGTACTCTCTCTATGCAACCACTTACGTCCTCATATTCATCCCTGGTCTTCTGGCCAACATTGCAGCCTTGTGGGTTATGTGCCACTtcatcaggaagaaaaataaagccatcaTTTTCATGATCAACCTCTCTGTGGCTGACCTTGCTCATGTGCTGTCCTTACCCCTCCAGATTTACTATTACATCAGCCACCACTGGCCCTTCCAGAAGGCCCTTTGCCTGCTGTGCTTCTACCTGAAGTATCTCAACATGTATGCAAGCATTTGTTTCCTGACGTGCATCAGGCTTCAGAGATGTTTCTTTCCCCTCAAGCCCTTTAGGGCCAGAAACTGGAAGTGTAGGTATGATGTGGGCATCAGTGCTGCCATCTGGATCATTGTGGGGACTGCGTGTTTGCCACTTCTAATTCTGAGAAGTCCTGGTTTAACCAAAAACACTGAATCTTGCTTTGCCGATTTAGGGTTTCGACACATTAGCATGGCTTCCTCCATTAAAATGATACCTGTAGCTGAACTTGGAGGTTTTCTTTTACCTGTTGTAATTATTACTTATTacacatggaaaatgaaaaaatctttacAAGAATTCCAATCTCCCCCTCAGAATACCAAAGAGAGATAAAAGGCTTTGTGGATGGTCCTTATATGTGCAGTGGTGTTCATTGTGTGCTTCACTCCTTACCACTTCAACTTTCCATTCTTTATGATGGTGAAACAACATGTCTTTTCAAACTGTTCCTTTATTAGAAGCGCCCTATGTTTTCACATCATTTCTCTATGTCTTGCAAATCTGAATTGCTGCCTTGATCccattgtatattattttttgacTTCAGAGTTCCATGATAGGTTTTTGGAACACAGTGGTTTGGTTCTTCAGTCATGTGTGGGATGCAAAAACAGTGCTTTAGAAATTCATCACAGGAAAGAGGATCTTCAGACTATCTCTCTTGAAATTTTGGATGATTCAAAGACATTGTAA